One part of the Raphanus sativus cultivar WK10039 chromosome 7, ASM80110v3, whole genome shotgun sequence genome encodes these proteins:
- the LOC108815967 gene encoding uncharacterized protein LOC108815967, whose protein sequence is MSRIAILPLLLVVFSTIVRATTEVQYCEENAEYEVKVKEVNISPNPIARGEPATFTISATTGRGISGGKLVIEVTYFGWHIHSETHDLCSETTCPVETGDFLVAHSQVLPGYTPPGSYSLQMKMLDAQKKELTCIKFSIDIGSVPSVADI, encoded by the exons ATGTCGAGAATCGCGATCCTTCCTCTTCTCCTCGTCGTCTTCTCAACGATTGTTCGAGCCACCACCGAAGTCCAATACTGTG AGGAGAATGCAGAGTATGAAGTAAAAGTGAAAGAGGTTAATATATCTCCTAACCCTATAGCTCGAGGCGAGCCTGCTACCTTTACCATCTCTGCCACCACAg ggCGTGGGATATCGGGTGGGAAGTTGGTGATTGAAGTTACATACTTTGGATGGCACATTCACTCTGAGACTCATGACCTTTGCTCTGAGACAACCTGTCCTGTTGAAACCGGAGACTTCTTGGTTGCTCACTCTCAAGTTCTTCCTGGTTACACTCCTCCT GGTTCATACTCGCTGCAAATGAAGATGCTTGATGCGCAAAAGAAGGAGCTAACTTGCATTAAGTTCTCCATTGACATTGGATCCGTACCATCTGTGGCCGACATTTAG
- the LOC108814439 gene encoding uncharacterized protein LOC108814439, translating to MQKKREICEYRDKLDKTLSSPDLTNDQTLKSLLGNQLCSSQECNENILDKRTADVSKLLTKLRSVSMTDHHGSSDWKLKHDLKDCRVMYREGLDGSPFHTMLVEGYMDAPVHECLCVSWESTLYKKWWPQFTFPPFKIVQSTCLQKVRIGEQVCFVRMKVPWPLAERELIVHYFLFEYFKDGLVVILLNTISDLDSIGVSSKEINENVMSVTPGAVRIDIVGGFVLQKVTPERSYFRTIGDIDIKLDFVPPSLMNFVSRQLIGNGFRLYKKSVASVAKFDEDYSRALADPLYTKIRQALYSTDNKASEEEPKLEANELNGDKEHENDDDVIENEHVDCRKTVPEIEEDDEFEESISSEEGNINGKTNGDIRRQFCISPEVKQALGTLDRVIYMVRNTTPVQEAEELPPDRAGDDHTKQISLLEHFENVPQKSERQDFSTSTVKQEMSAFSEEDKREKETGEEENGNLDKGGKNKSLGRRKRKTRCLAFRSWL from the exons ATGCAGAAGAAACGAGAGATCTGTGAGTACAGAGACAAGCTAGACAAAACCTTGTCTTCTCCTGATCTCACTAATGACCAGACTCTCAAATCCCTTCTCGGAAACCAGCTTTGCTCTTCCCAAG AGTGTAATGAGAATATATTGGATAAAAGAACAGCTGATGTGTCAAAGCTACTTACCAAGCTTAGAAGTGTTTCCATGACGGATCATCATGGAAGCAGTGATTGGAAA CTGAAACATGATCTTAAAGATTGCCGTGTCATGTACCGTGAAGGTCTCGATGGAAGTCCTTTTCACACTATGCTCGTTGAAGGTTACATGGATGCCCCTGTCCATGAAT GTTTGTGCGTTTCGTGGGAATCAACACTCTACAAGAAATG GTGGCCGCAGTTTACGTTTCCGCCATTTAAGATTGTACAAAGCACATGCTTGCAAAAGGTTCGGATTGGTGAACAAGTATGTTTTGTAAG GATGAAGGTACCATGGCCATTAGCAGAAAGAGAGCTTATTGTtcactattttttgtttgaatactTTAAGGATGGCTTAGTCGTCATCCTTCTCAACacg atatctGATTTAGATAGCATTGGAGTTTCCTCTAAGGAGATCAACGAGAACGTTATGTCAGTAACACCTGGTGCGGTGAGGATTGATATCGTAGGCGGATTTGTTTTACAAAAGGTTACTCCAGAGAGGAGTTACTTCAG GACGATAGGGGATATAGATATAAAGCTGGACTTTGTCCCTCCGTCTCTTATGAATTTTGTGTCTAGGCAGCTCATTGGTAACGGTTTCAGATTATATAAAAAG TCAGTTGCATCGGTGGCTAAATTTGATGAAGATTACAGCAGAGCTTTAGCTGATCCGTTGTACACTAAGATACGTCAAGCTCTGTACTCAACTGATAATAAGGCAAGTGAGGAAGAACCAAAGTTAGAAGCCAATGAACTGAATGGCGATAAGGAACATGAGAATGATGACGATGTTATTGAAAATGAACATGTAGACTGTAGAAAAACCGTTCCTGAgattgaagaagatgatgagttTGAGGAAAGTATTTCTTCAGAGGAGGGGAATATAAATGGCAAGACTAATGGCGACATCAGAAGACAGTTTTGCATAAGTCCAGAGGTAAAACAAGCTTTAGGGACTCTAGATAGAGTGATATACATGGTTAGAAATACAACTCCTGTTCAAGAAGCTGAGGAGTTGCCGCCAGACAGAGCAGGGGATGATCACACAAAGCAAATCAGCCTGTTAGAGCATTTTGAAAATGTTCCTCAGAAATCAGAGAGGCAAGATTTTTCAACCTCAACGGTCAAACAAGAGATGAGCGCTTTTAGTGAAGAAGacaagagagagaaggagacaggagaagaagagaatggGAACTTAGACAAGGGTGGTAAGAACAAGAGCTTGGGGAGGAGAAAACGTAAGACACGCTGCTTGGCTTTCAGGTCTTGGCTCTAA
- the LOC108817499 gene encoding uncharacterized protein At5g39865, producing the protein MKGMKERLAKKIKLITIVSTLKQGLAHHKSKIDRTIHHIRDEIVAESGQRRGCVTPTLEDVSEQEHDLEDDEEEEREILLEFEENCPPGGEDSVVFYTTGLRGVRKTFEACRRVRFLLENHMVKYKERDVSVYSEFRDEMWRLLGGKVTSPRLFIRGRYIGGADEVVALNENGKLKKLLQGISRAHSPCECCLNERFLICSSCNGSSRLIADDEETSNGTIWTRCRECNNEKGLVRCPLCT; encoded by the coding sequence ATGAAGGGAATGAAGGAGAGATTGGCGAAGAAGATCAAGCTCATCACCATTGTTTCAACCTTGAAGCAAGGACTAGCTCATCACAAGAGTAAGATTGACCGGACAATCCATCACATACGAGACGAAATAGTCGCTGAATCTGGTCAACGCAGAGGCTGTGTTACACCAACGCTTGAGGATGTGTCAGAACAAGAACATGatcttgaagatgatgaagaagaagaaagagagatacTTTTGGAGTTTGAAGAGAATTGCCCACCTGGAGGAGAAGATTCTGTCGTGTTCTACACCACGGGACTGCGAGGAGTGAGGAAAACTTTCGAAGCCTGTAGAAGAGTAAGATTCTTGCTGGAGAATCACATGGtgaaatataaagaaagagATGTTTCCGTTTATTCAGAGTTTAGAGATGAGATGTGGAGGTTGCTTGGTGGTAAAGTCACCTCTCCGAGGCTGTTTATTAGAGGTAGGTACATTGGAGGAGCTGATGAAGTTGTTGCATTGAACGAGAACGGGAAGCTCAAGAAGCTTCTACAAGGGATCTCACGGGCTCATTCGCCTTGTGAGTGTTGCCTGAACGAAAGGTTTTTGATATGTTCTAGTTGCAACGGAAGCTCGAGATTGATTGCAGACGATGAAGAGACTAGTAATGGTACTATATGGACGAGATGCAGAGAATGTAACAATGAGAAAGGGCTTGTGAGATGTCCTCTTTGTACTTGA
- the LOC108817497 gene encoding ubiquitin-activating enzyme E1 2, translating to MEPFVARENPLASTSSPRKKRRMIDHTESVADGSPILTSISNIELNNAGDGDDDATPMSVAEVGNNFNNHEIDEDLHSRQLAVYGRETMRRLFASNVLISGIQGLGVEIAKNIILAGVKSVTLHDENVVELWDLSSNFVFSEEDVGKNRAIASVHKLQELNNAVAVSALTDKLNKEQLSGFQAVVFVDSSFEKATEFDDFCHSHEPPIAFIKADVRGLFGSLFCDFGPQFTVLDVDGEEPHSGIIASVSNENPAFVSCVDDERLELQDGDLVVFSEVEGMAELNDGKPRKVKNVKPYSFVLEEDTTKCGTYVKGGIVTQVKQPKVLNFKPLREAIKDPGEFLLSDFSKFDRPPLLHLAFQALDKFSSQAGRFPLAGSEEDAQKLVEIATDINESLGDARLEDVNSKLLRHLAFGSRAVLNPMAAMFGGIVGQEVVKACSGKFHPIFQFFYFDSLESLPKEPLDASEFRPQNSRYDAQISVFGSTLQQKLENATVFLVGAGALGCEFLKNLALMGVSCGVRGKLTVTDDDVIEKSNLSRQFLFRDWNIGQAKSTVAATAAAGINSRLNVDGLQNRVGPETENVFDDSFWENLTVVVNALDNVTARLYVDSRCVYFQKPLLESGTLGAKCNTQMVIPHLTENYGASRDPPEKQAPMCTVHSFPHNIDHCLTWARSEFEGLLEKTPAEVNAYLSNPDEYMKAMRSAGDAQARDTLGRVVECLEKEKCNSFQDCITWARLRFEDYFVNRVKQLIFTFPEDANTSTGAPFWSAPKRFPRPLQFSSADLSHTNFVMAAAILRAETFGIPTPEWAKTPTGLAEAVERVIVPNFEPREDAKIVTDEKATTLSTASVDDAAVIDELIAKLERCRLSLQPEFRMKPIQFEKDDDTNYHMDMIAGLANMRARNYSVPEVDKLKAKFIAGRIIPAIATSTAMATGFVCLELYKVLDGAHKVEDYRNTFANLALPLFSIAEPVPPKVVKHQDQSWTVWDRWVIKGNPTLKELLKWVKEKGLNAYSISVGSSLLYNSMFPRHKERMDRRVVDIAREVAKVELPAYRRHLDVVVACEDDDDNDVDIPLVSVYYA from the exons ATGGAACCATTCGTTGCAAGGGAGAACCCTCTCGCATCCACTTCGTCGCCGCGTAAGAAGCGACGGATGATCGATCACACTGAGTCTGTAGCCGACGGTTCGCCGATCCTCACCTCTATCTCCAACATCGAGCTGAACAACGCCGGTGATGGTGACGACGACGCGACGCCGATGAGCGTGGCGGAGGTTGGTAACAACTTCAACAATCACGAGATCGATGAAGATCTTCACAGCAGACAGCTCGCTGTGTACGGACGCGAGACCATGAGGAGGCTTTTCGCTTCCAACGTCCTCATCTCAGGGATCCAGGGCCTTGGTGTCGAgattg CCAAGAATATCATTCTCGCTGGTGTGAAGTCGGTGACTCTTCACGATGAAAATGTGGTTGAGCTATGGGACTTGTCTAGCAACTTTGTTTTCTCGGAGGAGGACGTTGGTAAGAATAGAGCAATTGCTTCTGTTCACAAGCTGCAAGAACTCAACAATGCCGTCGCTGTCTCAGCTTTGACTGACAAGTTAAACAAAGAGCAGCTCTCTGGTTTCCAG GCCGTGGTATTTGTGGATAGCTCTTTTGAGAAAGCGACGGAGTTTGACGATTTTTGTCATAGCCATGAGCCTCCTATTGCATTCATCAAGGCTGACGTTAGGGGCCTGTTTGGGTCATTGTTTTGTGACTTTGGACCTCAGTTTACTGTTCTTGATGTTGATGGAGAGGAACCTCACTCTGGCATCATCGCTTCTGTTAGCAATGAAAATCCTGCTTTTGTTTCATGTGTCGATGATGAGAGGCTCGAATTGCAGGACGGAGATCTTGTGGTTTTCTCTGAAGTTGAGGGGATGGCAGAGTTAAATGATGGGAAACCAAGGAAGGTTAAAAATGTCAAGCCGTATTCATTTGTCCTTGAGGAAGATACCACTAAATGTGGGACATATGTGAAGGGTGGGATCGTGACTCAGGTTAAACAACCAAAGGTGCTCAACTTTAAGCCGCTCAGGGAAGCAATTAAAGATCCAGGCGAATTTCTTCTCAGTGACTTTTCAAAGTTTGACCGGCCACCTCTTCTTCACTTAGCATTCCAGGCACTTGATAAGTTTTCGTCTCAAGCAGGCCGGTTTCCTCTTGCTGGTTCTGAAGAAGATGCTCAGAAACTAGTGGAAATCGCAACTGACATCAACGAGAGTTTGGGTGATGCAAGGTTGGAAGATGTCAACTCTAAACTATTGCGGCATTTGGCCTTTGGATCCAGGGCTGTTCTGAATCCCATGGCTGCAATGTTTGGTGGCATTGTTGGACAAGAGGTCGTCAAGGCATGCTCTGGGAAATTCCATCCTATCTTTCAG TTCTTTTACTTTGATTCGTTGGAGTCACTCCCCAAGGAACCCCTTGATGCATCAGAGTTTAGACCACAAAATAGCCGTTACGATGCTCAGATCTCTGTATTTGGTTCTACACTTCAGCAGAAACTCGAGAATGCCACAGTTTTTCTTGTAGGGGCTGGTGCTCTTGGATGTGAGTTCTTAAAGAATTTGGCTTTGATGGGTGTGTCATGTGGCGTTCGAGGGAAGCTAACTGTCACCGATGATGATGTTATTGAGAAGAGCAACCTGAGTCGTCAGTTTCTTTTCCGAGATTGGAACATAGGACAGGCTAAATCCACAGTTGCCGCAACAGCAGCAGCGGGAATAAATTCTCGTCTCAACGTTGATGGTCTGCAAAATCGTGTTGGACCAGAGACTGAGAATGTCTTTGACGACAGCTTCTGGGAGAATTTGACAGTTGTTGTCAACGCACTGGATAATGTCACTGCAAGGCTCTATGTCGATTCAAGGTGTGTGTACTTCCAGAAGCCTCTCCTCGAGTCAGGAACTCTAGGTGCTAAGTGCAACACACAGATGGTTATCCCTCATCTCACTGAGAACTATGGGGCCTCGAGAGACCCACCAGAGAAACAAGCTCCGATGTGCACGGTGCACTCATTTCCTCACAACATTGACCACTGCTTAACATGGGCTCGCTCTGAGTTCGAGGGTCTGCTTGAGAAAACGCCAGCTGAAGTTAATGCATACCTCTCAAATCCTGACGAATACATGAAAGCGATGAGGAGTGCTGGTGATGCTCAAGCTAGGGATACTTTGGGACGTGTTGTTGAGTGCCTCGAGAAAGAGAAGTGCAATTCCTTCCAGGATTGCATAACCTGGGCTCGTCTGAG GTTTGAAGATTACTTCGTGAACCGTGTGAAGCAGTTGATTTTCACATTCCCCGAGGATGCTAATACCAGTACTGGAGCACCATTCTGGTCTGCCCCAAAGAGATTCCCTCGTCCGCTTCAGTTCTCCTCAGCTGACCTGAGCCATACCAATTTTGTTATGGCTGCTGCCATCTTGCGAGCAGAGACATTCGGAATCCCTACTCCTGAGTGGGCTAAAACTCCAACCGGACTAGCTGAGGCGGTGGAAAGAGTGATAGTCCCCAACTTTGAGCCGAGGGAAGATGCAAAGATAGTGACAGATGAGAAGGCTACAACTCTGTCTACAGCTTCAGTCGATGATGCAGCAGTAATCGATGAACTAATCGCAAAACTAGAGCGGTGCAGGCTGAGCTTGCAGCCGGAGTTCAGGATGAAGCCAATTCAGTTTGAAAAG GATGACGATACCAACTACCACATGGATATGATCGCTGGGCTAGCCAACATGAGAGCAAGGAACTACAGCGTTCCGGAGGTGGACAAGCTTAAAGCCAAGTTCATCGCCGGAAGAATCATACCTGCCATCGCAACTTCAACGGCTATGGCAACGGGTTTTGTTTGCCTCGAGCTGTACAAGGTCTTAGACGGCGCACACAAAGTGGAAGACTACAGAAACACATTCGCTAACTTAGCGCTTCCACTCTTCTCCATAGCTGAGCCGGTTCCACCCAAAGTAGTGAAGCACCAAGACCAAAGCTGGACGGTTTGGGACCGATGGGTCATCAAAGGAAACCCAACCCTAAAAGAGTTGCTGAAATGGGTAAAAGAGAAAGGACTAAACGCGTACAGCATATCTGTCGGAAGCTCTTTACTGTACAACAGTATGTTCCCAAGGCATAAAGAGAGGATGGACAGGAGAGTGGTGGATATTGCAAGAGAAGTAGCTAAAGTTGAGTTGCCTGCTTACAGACGTCACTTGGATGTTGTGGTGGCTTGTGAGGATGACGACGACAATGACGTTGATATCCCTCTCGTATCAGTCTACTACGCCTGA
- the LOC108815230 gene encoding putative RING-H2 finger protein ATL71 yields the protein MTKNKRSLLFSSDQYFSYPIAAMNATAVPSDSYQWLPATDRVGGFAYGLVVSFGILLLITTITVASYCLTRSHIFASSPRTITRRPRQTTLTSRNGEERFHFDGGDQNDTVVVEVLGLDDEVIKSFPKLPYEEAHVSYSLQKDATATSCCSICLADYKNTDMVRVLPDCNHLFHDKCVDPWLMIHPTCPVCRTSPLPSPATTPVADAVTGR from the coding sequence ATGACCAAAAACAAACGTTCACTCCTTTTCTCTTCAGATCAATATTTTAGCTATCCAATTGCCGCAATGAATGCCACTGCGGTGCCATCTGACTCCTACCAGTGGCTACCAGCCACGGATAGGGTCGGTGGATTCGCTTACGGGCTCGTTGTCTCCTTTGGTATACTTCTTCTAATCACCACAATCACCGTCGCTTCTTATTGCTTAACTCGAAGCCATATCTTCGCATCTTCCCCGAGGACAATAACACGCCGGCCAAGACAAACCACTTTAACTTCACGAAATGGCGAAGAACGGTTTCACTTCGACGGTGGTGATCAAAACGACACCGTGGTGGTCGAAGTCTTAGGTCTAGACGACGAGGTTATCAAGAGCTTCCCTAAGCTTCCTTACGAAGAGGCTCATGTGAGTTATAGCTTGCAAAAGGATGCCACTGCGACGTCGTGTTGTTCAATATGTCTCGCGGACTACAAGAACACAGACATGGTCAGGGTTTTACCGGATTGTAACCATTTGTTCCACGACAAGTGCGTTGACCCTTGGCTCATGATTCACCCCACATGTCCCGTATGCCGTACGTCTCCATTGCCGTCTCCAGCGACGACACCTGTCGCCGACGCTGTTACCGGTCGATAG